A single window of Nicotiana sylvestris chromosome 5, ASM39365v2, whole genome shotgun sequence DNA harbors:
- the LOC138868424 gene encoding uncharacterized protein, translated as MVYGTEAVIPAEVEIPSLRIIQEAELDDVEWVKGHYEQLALIDGKRMNAVFHSQLYQNRMSRAFNKRVKPRKFTLGQLVLKKIFPYQDEAKGKFSPNWQGPYMVHRVLTVGALILVEMDGEVWPKPISSDAWN; from the exons atggtttatggtacagaggcggtcattcccgctgaggtagaaattccatcattaaggatcatacaagaagccgagttAGATGAcgtagaatgggtaaaaggtcactacgagcagttagccctcatagatggaaagaggatgaatgcagtttttCACAGTCAGttataccagaacagaatgtccagagccttcaacaagagagttaaaccaaggaagtttacactaGGACAattggtgttgaagaagatatttccatatcaagacgaagccaaagggaaattctctcccaattggcagggtccatacatggttcaccgagtccTAACTgtaggagcccttattcttgtagaaatggacggagaagtctggccgaagccgatcagctcagacgca tggaactag